A window of the Miscanthus floridulus cultivar M001 chromosome 14, ASM1932011v1, whole genome shotgun sequence genome harbors these coding sequences:
- the LOC136503425 gene encoding uncharacterized protein produces MARWAWWGARRSAVGHGEEHYGAWWVGVVGVVGGDGAESKGEGRRGGRIRGNPGGREGGGGAGSGLAFRGNDESEESSNRGNFIELLKFLAGNSDEVNKYVLNNAPVLIAVAKGNTDCKTFFDQVSILLNIIGVSCKRHGMLRNARLENIKKSLQCGELESGSGLNQEMGLPRPGDTRWGSHYKTICSIITMYSSIHDVLIELGADIAYKDDWTKIHFVLGAFETFEFVFFVHLMYVILGYTNELSECLQKRDQDILNAISLVNVAKSRMQQMRSDGWDKFHKTVTSFCITHGVEVPAMDDAYVPYGKSARHKVYDMVYFLLKLVLLLPVATTSVERVFSALVIVKTKSRNKLGDIVLDDCLQTFIERDIFFQVDEDDIIETFMSLRKRWIDK; encoded by the exons ATGGCGCGGTGGGCATGGTGGGGCGCAAGGAGGAGCGCGGTGGGGCACGGGGAGGAGCACTATGGGGCGTGGTGGGTGGGCGTGGTGGGCGTGGTGGGAGGCGACGGGGCCGAATCCAaaggggaggggcggcgcggcggccggatccggggaaatccgggaggaagggagggaggcggtggCGCCGGATCTG GATTGGCATTCCGTGGAaatgatgaaagtgaagagtcTAGCAACAGAGGCAACTTCATTGAACTTTTAAAGTTTCTTGCAGGAAATAGTGATGAAGTGAACAAGTATGTCTTGAACAATGCACCAG tTCTTATAGCTGTTGCCAAGGGAAATACTGATTGCAAGACCTTTTTTGATCAAGTATCTATCTTGTTGAACATTATTGGGGTTTCTTGTAAGCGTCATGGTATGCTTCGAAATGCTAGGCTGGAGAATATCAAGAAATCACTACAGTGTGGTGAGCTTGAATCAGGGAGTGGTTTAAATCAAGAGATGGGTTTGCCTAGGCCTGGTGATACTCGGTGGGGCTCGCATTACAAAACTATATGTAGCATCATCACTATGTATTCCTCAATCCATGATGTGCTCATTGAGCTTGGTGCTGATATTGCATATAAGGATGATTGGACAAAGATTCATTTTGTGCTTGGAGCATTTGAAacctttgagtttgttttctttgtgCACTTAATGTATGTTATTCTTGGATACACAAATGAGTTATCCGAGTGTTTGCAGAAAAGGGAtcaagatattcttaatgcaatctcacttgttaatgtggcaaagaGCAGAATGCAACAGATGAGGTCTGATGGTTGGGATAAATTTCATAAGACggtcacttctttttgtattACACATGGTGTTGAAGTTCCTGCTATGGATGATGCTTATGTGCCTTATGGAAAATCAGCAAG GCACAAAGTGTATGATATGGTGTACTTCCTTCTCAAATTGGTATTGCTTTTACCGGTGGCAACTACgagtgttgaaagggtattttctgcatTGGTTATAGTGAAAACAAAATCAAGGAATAAGCTAGGTGATATTGTTCTGGATGATTGTCTACAAACATTTattgagcgggatattttcttTCAAGTTGACGAAGATGATATAATTGAGACATTCATGTCATTGAGAAAGCGATGGATCGACAAGTAA